The proteins below are encoded in one region of Macrobrachium rosenbergii isolate ZJJX-2024 chromosome 29, ASM4041242v1, whole genome shotgun sequence:
- the LOC136854537 gene encoding cuticle protein 7-like codes for MSHYATRMSGGGTVVVSLALLMMMMMMTIMMTANYAEAKPALGPYDYAPMPYDFRYGIRDEYTGNDFGHEETSNGDAVTGRYYVLLPDGRRQVVSYVADHHRGYIATITYENVAVHPSTPVHGYQHG; via the exons ATGTCTCATTACGCAACCAGGATGTCAGGCGGAGGTACAGTGGTGGTCAGTCTCGctttgctgatgatgatgatgatgatgacgataatgatgacaGCGAATTACGCCGAAGCGAAGCCAGCTTTGGGACCCTATGATTACGCCCCG ATGCCCTACGACTTCCGGTACGGGATTCGAGACGAGTACACGGGAAACGACTTCGGCCACGAGGAGACCAGTAACGGAGACGCCGTGACGGGCCGTTACTACGTCCTCCTTCCCGACGGCCGCCGCCAGGTCGTGTCGTACGTCGCCGACCATCACCGTGGCTACATCGCGACGATTACCTACGAAAACGTGGCCGTCCACCCAAGCACTCCCGTTCATGGCTACCAGCACGGCTGA